The DNA region TCTTCTTCTTATAAGTTTCTCCTTCCTTTTCGTAAAATACAAAATCGTTCAAAAATTCAGTAAGATGCTCTTTTCTGAATAATCCTTTAATTAATAGCTCAAGAGAAGTTAGTTCTCTGTTATTATAGAAGTATCTATAATAACCATCAGCAACCTCTTCAACCTTTATATCATCATCACTTAAAATTCCTTCCCATACAAAAAATCTTTCCCAATCGCTCGTTGGTGAGCCATACTTAGTTTCGTATCCATCTGAGGCAACGATAATTTGAGAATAGACATAAAGTTGAGGTATATCTTTTATTTTTCTTTGATGGTCTAAAAAGGCATCTTTTGCAGTTTCTTCGGCGTTAAAGCTTTTTAATTCAAAAACTGCTACGGGTAAACCATTTATAAACACAACAAGGTCTGGGACTCTGTGTTGCCCCTTTTCATACTGATATTCAACTTTAAATTGGTTAGCCAGAAGAAATTCGTTATTTTCTATGTTTTCAAAATCTATCAGCTTAACAGGTCTTGTTCTTTCTTCTGCTCCTTCCCTAAAAGTAAGTTTTACTCCTCCTGTTAAAAGGTCATAAAAGAGTTTACTTTTTATCGCAAAATCTGGATGGTCAAGCTCAATAATCTTTTTATAAACTTCTTCTGCCAAGTTATCTGTAAGCCAGGGGTTTATTCTTTTTATTGCTTGAGTAAGCCTATTCTTTAAAACACAATGTCTATAAGATTCTCTTTCTCCCTTGTCAGGTATAAGCTCAGAGCCGTGAATGTAAGAATAGCCGATTTCTTTAAACCATTTTATGGCAGGTTGTTCAACAAGATAATCTTCGGTGAGATGTCTTATCATTTTATATCTCCTCAACCCTTAATTTTCCAAATACAAGCAAAGGTAAAAGTGTATCTCTGATTTTGCGTAAGGTTATTATTTGCTTTTGGTTGAGGATGATTTTCTGGAATAGGGGCTCTACNNNNNNNNNNNNNNNNNNNNNNNNNNNNNNNNNNNNNNNNNNNNNNNNNNNNNNNNNNNNNNNNNNNNNNNNNNNNNNNNNNNNNNNNNNNNNNNNNNNNGTAAGGTTATTATTTGCTTTTGGTTGAGGATGATTTTCTGGAATAGGGGCTCTACGAGGGAGTGGAAAGATTGGAGGATGGGGAAAGGGGGAATGGGAAATAGTTTTCCTCCTAAAAAATTATTAACCATTAAGTGAAGAACATTAGCACCATTAGCAAAAGTTGCATTTTCTTCTTGTGTATCTTTAAGAAACAAATAAAGATAATATTTTAGTTCTTGCAGTGTTGGTTCAAGCTTCATACAATCTAACGAGATTACTCCTACATTAAAGTTATTCGGTAAAATAACAATCGCAGGTGCCCCAACAACTTGCCCATCTTGTGTCATATCTGTTAAAGCAATAATTATGTCTCCTTCTTTTACCAGGTGTAATGTTTTTATTTTCTCGCTTTTTATCCATGTGTATTCATTTTTAAATCCACCACCTCTTAAAAAATTATCAAGCGTAATAAAAATATATGCCCCCTCAATATAGTCCTGATACTTTTCAGAGCCTTTATAAGAGATTCCTTTAAAAGTTTTAACCACTTCTCCTAACCTCTTCACTTCCCACCCCTTCGGTATCTCTCTTCCCAACTCCTCATTATAAACAAACTCTCCATCTTTAAACGGCTCAAAATCAATGAACCAACTTTTAAAAATTGCCATTGCTGTTTTTTCCAAAATCTCGTTTTGCTTTTTCTTGTTTTCTATCAGGTCATCAAACCAAGATAAAACGGTGGCAATGCGGGATTGTTCGGGAAGGGGAGGGTAAAACACTAATATATTGTCTTGAATGGATTTATTAATTCCTCCTTGAGCACTCCCAGAAATTGAACTTTCAATTTGTTGTTGCCCTATCTTCGAGAATAAAAAATAAAATAAAAATCTTGAGTTAAACTTTGTTGGGTCAGTTTTAAGCAAAAATACATGTTCATTTACCATTGCTTTTCCTTCAGGAATTTTACTTATAAAAGCAATCTTTCCTATCGTACCATCTTTTACCAACAAAATATCTCCATCCTCTATTTTCCCTTTCTTCAAACTCGTGTAAAAACTTTCTTCAAATCTTAAACAATTTTCAAGTTCTAAACTTCCATCCCAATTTATGTTTTCTCCACCTATACTTAGAATCCCAAATGGATTATGAGCTAAAACTCCACCCTTTGGCCTGTTACCACTTTCTAAACTTTTTAAAATATTCTTTAAACTACTAACCTCCCAATCCTTTGGTATCTCCCCAATCTCCGTTTCTTTAAACTCAGTTTCCCAGCGGAATTTGAACATAGCCCATTACTCCTTCAAGCCCTTTATTCCTTTATTTCCCACCCTAAACTCTTAAATACTTCTTTAATCTTATCCGTTAATTCTTTCTCTTTTCTCAGTAAATCGGAAAGCTCTCTCGAATATTCTTTCATTTTCTCCTCAAAAGGTATATCTTCTTCATCAGTCTTTATCCCGACAAACCTTCCAGGGGTTAACACATACCCGTTTTTAGCAACTTCTTCAATCGTAGCAACCTTTGCAAACCCAATTTCATTAATTTTATCTTCTGGCTCACCGTTTTCAAACATCCTGAATTTTTCAACAATCTTTGCGATATGTTCTTCAGTGAAGATGTTCTGCCTTCTTGAAATCGGTTTGTACATCTTTTTAGCATAGATGAAGAGAATTTTTCCTTTCATGTGCTCGGGCTTTGATTTCCTTAAAAACCATAAAGAAGCAGGCAAAGAGACCGTATAAAACATCTTTGGTGGTGTTGCAACTATTCCATAAATTAAATCGTCCTCAATAATCTTTTTTCTTATCTCTCCCT from Thermocrinis sp. includes:
- a CDS encoding restriction endonuclease subunit S; translated protein: MFKFRWETEFKETEIGEIPKDWEVSSLKNILKSLESGNRPKGGVLAHNPFGILSIGGENINWDGSLELENCLRFEESFYTSLKKGKIEDGDILLVKDGTIGKIAFISKIPEGKAMVNEHVFLLKTDPTKFNSRFLFYFLFSKIGQQQIESSISGSAQGGINKSIQDNILVFYPPLPEQSRIATVLSWFDDLIENKKKQNEILEKTAMAIFKSWFIDFEPFKDGEFVYNEELGREIPKGWEVKRLGEVVKTFKGISYKGSEKYQDYIEGAYIFITLDNFLRGGGFKNEYTWIKSEKIKTLHLVKEGDIIIALTDMTQDGQVVGAPAIVILPNNFNVGVISLDCMKLEPTLQELKYYLYLFLKDTQEENATFANGANVLHLMVNNFLGGKLFPIPPFPILQSFHSLVEPLFQKIILNQKQIITL